From one Nematostella vectensis chromosome 7, jaNemVect1.1, whole genome shotgun sequence genomic stretch:
- the LOC116617298 gene encoding protein phosphatase 1 regulatory subunit 36 isoform X2 — protein sequence MAQIENVESVPSKRWVWKDDTNTLEAVSNNHGVDKGANYSTAANKAKRNKGQLGIHFQSDVKKNDRGTPSVMSKNYGGAAAPGSRKGQTYLMAQRQGNKGSSPRPSLRAGANEHAKVTLEDVKGIALDALPEVDLLPDAFQSCYSSQQFDEYLFAILNYFESFFERLAIENKPKPMAVEPSLAEKKALASAYTRQETAQKLLAQKYCVMVLGLGLEDQHHMACGRARCSNTEKDRDMYETLYTFASYVTFITFRRQHLDLIQKELGRMFRSDTFNPASRPKEIQEVYAIDRLRDSSKKPLTPAQYRRLKPKRPAIKSIVNQCSPVLVSLLPTAKDSTPWFVDRTKAIPLSPDDMPHENERHGMHLSHKVGIIGEPMSGFNPLTLVPFGEEHEGNADENEEIRRGSLTTESAVPPLQSTGLTNDNETGEEEMV from the exons ATGGCTCAGATAGAGAACGTG GAGTCCGTCCCGAGCAAACGCTGGGTGTGGAAGGATGACACCAACACTCTTGAGGCCGTCAGTAACAACCATGGCGTTGATAAGGGAGCTAATTACTCTACAGCTGCCAACAAGGCAAAACGAAACAAGGGGCAGCTGGGCATTCACTTCCAATCAGATGTCAAGAAAAATGACAG GGGAACTCCATCTGTTATGTCTAAGAACTATGGTGGAGCAGCTGCCCCTGGCTCTAGAAAAGGTCAGACATACCTTATGGCCCAGCGTCAGGGAAATAAAGGATCATCACCACGCCCTAGTCTTCGGGCAGGAGCTAATGAGCACGCCAAAGTTACTCTAGAAGATGTCAAAGGTATTGCGCTAGATGCTCTCCCTGAAGTTGACCTTCTTCCTGATGCCTTCCAGAGTTGTTACAG TTCACAGCAGTTTGATGAATACCTGTTTGCCATCTTGAACTACTTTGAGTCCTTCTTTGAGAGACTGGCTATTGAAAACAAACCCAAGCCAATGGCTGT GGAGCCCAGCTTGGCTGAGAAGAAGGCACTTGCTTCAGCTTACACGAGGCAGGAGACGGCACAGAAGTTACTTGCTCAGAAGTACTGTGTCATGGTTCTGGGTCTTGGCCTTGAGGATCAACACCACATGGCTTGTGGCAg GGCGCGTTGTTCAAACACCGAAAAGGACAGGGATATGTATGAG ACACTGTACACATTTGCATCATATGTCACCTTCATCACTTTCCGGAGACAGCACTTGGATCTGATACAAAAAGAACTGGGAAG AATGTTCAGGTCAGACACATTTAACCCTGCTAGCAGACCCAAAGAAATACAAG AGGTTTATGCCATTGACAGACTGCGAGACAGTAGTAAAAAACCGCTGACACCTGCCCAGTATCGCAGGCTCAAACC GAAGAGACCAGCGATCAAGTCTATAGTAAA TCAGTGCTCGCCCGTGCTTGTTTCTCTTCTTCCCACTGCTAAGGATTCCACTCCATGGTTTGTCGATCGGACCAAAGCAATTCCCCTGTCTCCAGA cGATATGCCACATGAGAATGAAAGACATGGAATGCACCTTAGCCACAA AGTGGGCATTATTGGAGAGCCAATGTCAGGGTTCAATCCATTGACGCTGGTACCATTTGGGGAGGAGCACGAAGGCAATGCTGACGAGAATGAGGAGATAAGAAGAGG ATCCTTGACGACTGAGTCGGCAGTTCCACCTTTACAGA GTACTGGGTTGACGAATGATAATGAGACTGGTGAGGAAGAAATGGTGTGA
- the LOC116617298 gene encoding protein phosphatase 1 regulatory subunit 36 isoform X1: MAQIENVGAQESVPSKRWVWKDDTNTLEAVSNNHGVDKGANYSTAANKAKRNKGQLGIHFQSDVKKNDRGTPSVMSKNYGGAAAPGSRKGQTYLMAQRQGNKGSSPRPSLRAGANEHAKVTLEDVKGIALDALPEVDLLPDAFQSCYSSQQFDEYLFAILNYFESFFERLAIENKPKPMAVEPSLAEKKALASAYTRQETAQKLLAQKYCVMVLGLGLEDQHHMACGRARCSNTEKDRDMYETLYTFASYVTFITFRRQHLDLIQKELGRMFRSDTFNPASRPKEIQEVYAIDRLRDSSKKPLTPAQYRRLKPKRPAIKSIVNQCSPVLVSLLPTAKDSTPWFVDRTKAIPLSPDDMPHENERHGMHLSHKVGIIGEPMSGFNPLTLVPFGEEHEGNADENEEIRRGSLTTESAVPPLQSTGLTNDNETGEEEMV; encoded by the exons ATGGCTCAGATAGAGAACGTG GGTGCACAGGAGTCCGTCCCGAGCAAACGCTGGGTGTGGAAGGATGACACCAACACTCTTGAGGCCGTCAGTAACAACCATGGCGTTGATAAGGGAGCTAATTACTCTACAGCTGCCAACAAGGCAAAACGAAACAAGGGGCAGCTGGGCATTCACTTCCAATCAGATGTCAAGAAAAATGACAG GGGAACTCCATCTGTTATGTCTAAGAACTATGGTGGAGCAGCTGCCCCTGGCTCTAGAAAAGGTCAGACATACCTTATGGCCCAGCGTCAGGGAAATAAAGGATCATCACCACGCCCTAGTCTTCGGGCAGGAGCTAATGAGCACGCCAAAGTTACTCTAGAAGATGTCAAAGGTATTGCGCTAGATGCTCTCCCTGAAGTTGACCTTCTTCCTGATGCCTTCCAGAGTTGTTACAG TTCACAGCAGTTTGATGAATACCTGTTTGCCATCTTGAACTACTTTGAGTCCTTCTTTGAGAGACTGGCTATTGAAAACAAACCCAAGCCAATGGCTGT GGAGCCCAGCTTGGCTGAGAAGAAGGCACTTGCTTCAGCTTACACGAGGCAGGAGACGGCACAGAAGTTACTTGCTCAGAAGTACTGTGTCATGGTTCTGGGTCTTGGCCTTGAGGATCAACACCACATGGCTTGTGGCAg GGCGCGTTGTTCAAACACCGAAAAGGACAGGGATATGTATGAG ACACTGTACACATTTGCATCATATGTCACCTTCATCACTTTCCGGAGACAGCACTTGGATCTGATACAAAAAGAACTGGGAAG AATGTTCAGGTCAGACACATTTAACCCTGCTAGCAGACCCAAAGAAATACAAG AGGTTTATGCCATTGACAGACTGCGAGACAGTAGTAAAAAACCGCTGACACCTGCCCAGTATCGCAGGCTCAAACC GAAGAGACCAGCGATCAAGTCTATAGTAAA TCAGTGCTCGCCCGTGCTTGTTTCTCTTCTTCCCACTGCTAAGGATTCCACTCCATGGTTTGTCGATCGGACCAAAGCAATTCCCCTGTCTCCAGA cGATATGCCACATGAGAATGAAAGACATGGAATGCACCTTAGCCACAA AGTGGGCATTATTGGAGAGCCAATGTCAGGGTTCAATCCATTGACGCTGGTACCATTTGGGGAGGAGCACGAAGGCAATGCTGACGAGAATGAGGAGATAAGAAGAGG ATCCTTGACGACTGAGTCGGCAGTTCCACCTTTACAGA GTACTGGGTTGACGAATGATAATGAGACTGGTGAGGAAGAAATGGTGTGA
- the LOC116618056 gene encoding uncharacterized protein LOC116618056 has product MVARVQLHNMRQDRDEPIRSFCARLRGQASICKFLITCPGCNTEVNYTENILRDVVTRGLADEEIQLDLLGEKDQEMSLEDVLKFIEAKESGKRSAGRLLQTQGAEAIRSQYRNMKQSEHKNRKSSDQHGTGTCNYCGKQGHGVKAPPKIRKQECPAYGTTCQLCGRANHVAIMCQNKDKPLGQSPHHVTDAGKHTENAVFDALCSVNSSSDDHAIHGISLDHHLYDNLSNRWIRSASQPQPYISLTATIQPDDYTALGFHPVTNKPKSAQLPAMADTGCQSCLASLSVIRRFGLNEADLIPVTTRMHAANGTGIPILGAVILRLTGNNQPGLEAKTRQIVYVTNESDRLFLSREACKDLGIISESFPTVGESLYHPTSDSAAISSNKGNTMDTPDNSCTCPRRQMPPPKPTEPPFPATEDNRANLQEWLLDYYKSSTFNTCEHQQLPLMDGIPMRLMVDPEAEPVAHHTPIPVPLHWQEEVKADLDQDVALGVLEPVPVGEPVTWCHRMVVCAKKNGKPRRTVDFQSLNLHATRETHHTQSPFHQARSIPYNTKKTVFDCWNGYHSVPLHQDDRHLTTFITPWGRYRYKTAPQGYIASGDGYSRRFDEIVSHVPNKTKCIDDTLLWADDINSSFHQAVNWLDLCGRHGITLNPDKFVFAADTVEFAGFEITRNSVRPCQKYLDAIRKFPTPVNVTDMRSWFGLINQVSYAFAATERMLPFRASLKPGTQFTWTKELDQLFEESKSIIIREIEDGVRIFDKSKPTCLATDWSKTGIGFWLLQKHCKCPSTAPFCCRSGWKVTLVGSRFTHAAESRYAPIEGEALAVADALDKARFFVLGCSNLIVAVDHKPLLKVFGVRSLDEIPNSRLRNLKEKTLRYKFRMVHIPGARHKAADAISRHPTGSTTPEMMTLPDDIATIDASNSPHPANAALASLRTREPPEESCSYGNTSLSKHHSHHGYSTMTSNSSAEQPKQDRKKA; this is encoded by the exons ATGGTGGCCAGAGTACAACTTCACAACATGCGACAGGACAGAGATGAGCCCATCCGAAGTTTCTGCGCACGACTACGTGGCCAGGCAAGCATTTGCAAATTTCTCATCACCTGCCCCGGCTGCAACACAGAGGTCAACTACACAGAGAACATACTCCGTGACGTTGTCACCCGCGGTCTGGCCGATGAGGAAATCCAGCTCGACCTCCTTGGTGAAAAAGATCAAGAAATGTCACTCGAGGATGTCCTAAAATTCATTGAGGCAAAGGAGTCGGGGAAACGGTCAGCGGGGCGACTACTACAAACACAAGGCGCCGAGGCCATTCGAAGCCAATATCGCAACATGAAGCAAAGCGAACACAAAAATCGTAAATCCTCAGACCAACATGGTACGGGAACCTGCAATTACTGTGGCAAACAGGGCCACGGTGTCAAGGCCCCACCCAAGATCAGGAAACAGGAATGTCCCGCATATGGAACCACCTGCCAGTTATGTGGTCGTGCGAACCATGTCGCAATCATGTgccaaaacaaagacaaacCACTTGGCCAAAGCCCCCACCACGTGACCGATGCAGGAAAACACACAGAAAACGCAGTCTTCGATGCCCTCTGCAGTGTGAACAGCTCCAGCGATGATCATGCCATCCACGGCATCTCCCTGGACCATCACCTCTACGACAACCTTAGCAATCGCTGGATTCGTAGTGCATCACAGCCACAACCCTACATCTCGCTTACCGCCACCATACAGCCAGACGACTACACCGCCCTCGGTTTTCACCCAGTGACTAACAAGCCAAAATCAGCCCAACTACCCGCCATGGCAGACACCGGGTGCCAAAGTTGCCTCGCCAGCTTGAGTGTCATCCGCCGCTTCGGGCTAAATGAAGCAGATCTCATACCAGTAACTACACGCATGCATGCAGCCAACGGCACTGGCATCCCAATACTTGGAGCCGTAATCCTACGCCTGACAGGCAATAACCAGCCTGGATTGGAAGCCAAAACAAGGCAGATCGTCTACGTCACCAATGAATCTGACCGCCTGTTCCTAAGTCGGGAAGCATGCAAAGACCTCGGGATTATCTCAGAGAGCTTTCCTACGGTTGGGGAAAGCCTATATCACCCAACCAGCGACAGCGCCGCCATCTCGTCCAACAAGGGGAACACAATGGACACACCAGACAACTCATGCACCTGCCCACGACGCCAGATGCCCCCACCTAAGCCAACGGAGCCACCATTCCCTGCAACAGAAGACAACAGAGCAAACCTACAGGAATGGCTCCTCGATTATTATAAGTCCAGCACATTCAACACCTGCGAACACCAACAACTTCCCCTAATGGATGGCATACCAATGAGACTCATGGTCGACCCCGAAGCCGAACCCGTCGCCCATCACACCCCCATACCGGTACCCCTCCACTGGCAGGAGGAGGTGAAGGCCGACCTAGACCAAGACGTGGCACTCGGCGTTCTTGAGCCTGTCCCAGTCGGCGAACCAGTCACATGGTGTCACCGCATGGTAGTCTGTGCTAAGAAAAATGGAAAGCCCCGCCGGACCGTTGACTTCCAATCACTCAACCTCCATGCCACACGCGAGACCCATCACACCCAGAGCCCATTCCACCAGGCACGCTCAATACCTTACAACACGAAGAAAACAGTCTTTGACTGCTGGAATGGATACCACAGTGTGCCACTACACCAGGATGACCGCCACCTCACCACATTCATAACCCCCTGGGGAAGATACCGCTATAAGACAGCTCCCCAGGGATACATCGCCTCCGGTGATGGGTACTCCCGACGGTTCGATGAGATTGTCTCCCACGTGCCAAACAAGACAAAGTGTATCGACGACACTCTCCTATGGGCGGACGACATCAACAGCAGCTTCCACCAGGCAGTCAATTGGCTTGACCTCTGTGGTCGACATGGCATCACACTCAATCCAGACAAGTTTGTCTTCGCAGCTGACACTGTCGAGTTTGCCGGGTTTGAAATTACACGTAACAGCGTACGCCCTTGCCAGAAATACCTGGATGCTATCCGAAAATTCCCCACACCTGTTAACGTCACCGACATGCGGTCGTGGTTCGGACTGATCAATCAGGTATCATATGCCTTCGCTGCAACCGAACGCATGCTGCCATTCCGAGCATCACTCAAGCCTGGCACCCAGTTCACCTGGACCAAAGAGCTTGACCAGCTATTCGAAGAATCCAAGTCTATAATCATCAGAGAAATCGAGGACGGCGTCCGCATCTTTGACAAATCAAAGCCTACATGTCTAGCAACTGACTGGTCCAAAACTGGCATCGGCTTTTGGCTACTTCAAAAACACTGCAAATGCCCCTCCACGGCCCCATTCTGTTGTCGCAGTGGATGGAAAGTGACATTAGTAGGCAGTCGCTTCACTCACGCAGCAGAATCACGCTACGCCCCAATCGAAGGTGAGGCTTTGGCTGTGGCCGATGCTCTGGACAAGGCTCGCTTCTTCGTCCTAGGCTGTAGCAACCTAATTGTCGCCGTTGATCACAAACCCCTATTGAAGGTATTTGGTGTTCGGTCCCTTGATGAAATTCCCAACAGCCGGCTCAGGAACCTCAAAGAGAAGACCCTCCGTTACAAGTTCCGCATGGTCCACATCCCTGGAGCAAGACACAAAGCTGCGGATGCCATCTCACGCCACCCAACGGGCTCAACAACCCCTGAAATGATGACGCTGCCTGACGACATAGCTACCATCGATGCCTCCAACAGCCCTCACCCAGCCAACGCTGCCCTCGCAAGCCTTCGCACTAGGGAGCCACCAGAAGAATCCTGC TCCTACGGAAATACATCCCTGTCCAAGCACCACAGCCACCACGGATACTCAACGATGACCTCAAATTCATCAGCCGAGCAACCCAAGCAAGACCGAAAGAAAGCCTAA
- the LOC116617300 gene encoding coiled-coil domain-containing protein 85C-A, whose product MNQTARVQVIEAGRPTSVSQSEHDKVLEKLRQCEAEKVQIIKDHGTLMKEFNTRMQVHLEEIRLLKEVNHKLQTDMQELRDLCCYLDDDRHKCRKLAREWQRFGRHTATVMRNEAASYQEKLHILELRESQISTENNELKELCLYLDQQRKTTRSATCSNCTKSTDSQPNPLVNGTLDTVTKGPGYSEKLETRLSNIGTERAPIRKSLEDISDRGARKRVSFSMPDELTETDTESIDSRCSTSRINRYGHHNGIKENGQTGILRNGIRPKQGKLPFMSNSKMGPEAVQQAMKVLEIHNSLDNKDKENNSKENEGLDDTEVAVLKEMCNVVWRKLSNGDQTKPAQVNSNDHSDEEVLEDLL is encoded by the exons ATGAACCAAACTGCTCGTGTGCAAGTTATCGAGGCGGGAAGACCTACAAGTGTGTCGCAGAGCGAACATGACAAAGTACTAGAAAAGCTAAGACAGTGCGAAGCGGAAAAAGTTCAAATAATAAAGGACCATGGCACGTTGATGAAAGAGTTTAACACGAGAATGCAAGTCCATCTGGAGGAGATTCGTTTGTTAAAGGAGGTTAATCATAAACTTCAAACCGACATGCAGGAACTTCGGGATCTCTGCTGCTATTTAGACGATGACCGACACAAATGTAGAAAACTTGCTCGTGAATGGCAGAGATTTGGTCGCCACACCGCCACAGTTATGCGAAACGAAGCAGCATCCTACCAAGAAAAACTCCATATTTTAGAATTGCGAGAAAGCCAGATCTCGACCGAAAATAACGAATTAAAAGAGCTGTGCTTGTATCTCGATCAGCAACGTAAAACAACACGGAGTGCAACATGTAGTAATTGCACAAAAAGTACGGATTCACAGCCAAATCCCTTGGTAAATGGAACTCTAGACACGGTGACTAAAG GCCCGGGTTATTCAGAGAAACTCGAAACTCGTCTCAGTAACATTGGAACCGAAAGAGCTCCAATACGAAAG aGTTTAGAGGATATCAGTGACAGAGGAGCAAGGAAAAGAGTGTCTTTTTCTATGCCTGATGAGCTGACAGAAACA GACACAGAGAGTATTGACAGCAGATGTAGTACATCAAGAATCAACAGATATGGGCACCACAATGGAATCAAAG aaaatggTCAAACTGGAATACTAAGAAATGGAATACGGCCCAAACAG GGGAAACTACCATTTATGAGCAACTCTAAGATGGGACCAGAAGCGGTTCAACAAGCAATGAAAGTGTTGGAAATCCATAACAGTCTTGACAACAAGGACAAGGAAAACAACAGCAAGGAAAATGAGGGTCTTGATGACACAGAGGTTGCAGTTCTTAAAGAAATGTGTAAT GTTGTCTGGAGAAAACTGTCAAATGGTGACCAGACTAAACCTGCTCAAGTAAATAGCAACGACCATAGTGATGAGGAAGTGTTGGAAGACCTCTTATGA